In Achromobacter xylosoxidans A8, a single window of DNA contains:
- a CDS encoding DUF3772 domain-containing protein, translated as MTQTSLTLPARSRRARYSALVALMAALLLALFLLPAHAAAPPTPADTEATLAAARKQIDDIRKRVADETDDATLVKQRGDALDIQSKADAAAEALTPQLASVTARLSELGTPPEGVKEASDVAAQRMQLDKNSRALDAQIKLARLLSVDAGQTAEQISAQRRKQFQARLGERRDSFLSGQFWTEFREEFPRDLERLEALRDDLATAVGQTPKWGWLLLGAAIALTIALRVAIGRVLLRITATRVPPGRLRRSFLAVTHLVLAVATPGVIALLIHIGLDWDSQLSDNTSSLLANLVATVCFGGYVSGLGYALLSANRPSWRLPPISDAVALRLRWLPGVLGVLVVMIWLAERLPVLLNASLTTTITLTGIVAVLTMATIGAVLAISRRLRRQAMQESEAPIPFWVSLLLTSVWTVLILSLASLLAGYVAFGSFMVKQVLWVLIVLASAYLLSTLIEDGFSTLLGTSHRDGGEHEAPSMRDQAAVLLSGVGRVAVGLLAVILLLAPFGEAPMDLLQRFDQLRKGLAIGEAQIRPGAVLQALLVLALSLLAVKMLKRWLSNRYLPTTELDPGMQLSAATLFGYAGFVTAVALALSAAGFGLERVAWIASALSVGIGFGLQAVVQNFVSGLILLAERPVKVGDWVSLGGVEGDILRINVRATEIQMGDRSTVIVPNSEFVTKTVRNVTRSNPLGLVQIKLPLPLSTDAEQVRELILQAFSDHEDVLDAPAPNVFLDGIEGGNLVFNAKGYVSSPRAAYGVRSALLFTLLKRLHDAGLEVSSPPTMLLASAPPAAAPLAVAPPTQS; from the coding sequence ATGACACAGACTTCCCTTACCCTGCCCGCCCGGTCCCGCCGCGCCCGCTACTCCGCCTTGGTGGCGCTGATGGCGGCGCTGCTGCTGGCGCTTTTCCTGCTACCGGCCCACGCCGCAGCGCCGCCTACCCCGGCCGACACCGAAGCGACGCTGGCGGCCGCGCGCAAGCAGATCGATGACATCCGCAAGCGCGTCGCCGACGAAACCGACGACGCCACCCTGGTCAAACAACGCGGCGATGCGCTGGACATCCAGTCCAAGGCCGACGCCGCCGCCGAGGCCCTGACGCCGCAGCTGGCCAGCGTAACGGCCCGGCTGAGCGAGCTGGGCACTCCGCCCGAAGGCGTCAAGGAAGCGTCCGACGTGGCCGCGCAACGCATGCAGCTGGATAAGAACAGCCGCGCGCTGGACGCGCAGATCAAGCTGGCCCGGCTGCTGTCCGTGGACGCCGGACAAACCGCGGAGCAGATCTCGGCGCAACGGCGCAAGCAGTTCCAGGCGCGCCTGGGCGAGCGGCGCGACTCCTTCCTGTCCGGCCAATTCTGGACCGAGTTCCGAGAGGAGTTCCCGCGCGACCTGGAACGCCTGGAAGCCCTGCGCGACGACCTGGCGACCGCGGTCGGCCAGACGCCGAAATGGGGCTGGCTGCTGCTGGGCGCGGCGATCGCGCTGACCATCGCCTTGCGCGTCGCCATCGGCCGGGTGCTGCTGCGGATAACCGCCACGCGCGTCCCGCCCGGGCGCTTGCGCCGTTCCTTTCTTGCGGTCACGCATCTGGTGCTGGCCGTGGCCACGCCGGGCGTCATCGCGCTCTTGATCCATATCGGCCTGGACTGGGATTCGCAGCTGAGCGACAACACCTCGTCGCTGCTCGCGAACCTGGTGGCGACGGTTTGTTTCGGCGGCTACGTGTCCGGCCTGGGCTATGCGCTGCTGTCCGCGAACCGGCCGTCGTGGCGCCTGCCGCCCATCAGCGACGCCGTGGCGCTGCGGCTGCGCTGGCTGCCCGGCGTGTTGGGCGTTCTGGTGGTGATGATCTGGCTGGCCGAGCGCCTGCCGGTGCTGCTGAACGCCAGCCTGACCACCACCATCACGCTGACCGGCATCGTCGCCGTGCTGACCATGGCGACGATAGGCGCGGTGCTGGCCATCAGCCGCCGGCTGCGGCGCCAGGCCATGCAGGAAAGCGAGGCCCCGATCCCGTTCTGGGTGTCGCTGCTGCTGACCTCGGTCTGGACCGTGCTGATCCTGAGCCTGGCCAGCTTGCTGGCCGGCTACGTGGCGTTCGGCAGCTTCATGGTCAAGCAGGTGCTGTGGGTGCTGATCGTGCTGGCCTCGGCCTATCTGTTGTCCACGCTGATCGAGGACGGCTTCAGCACGCTGCTGGGCACCTCGCACCGCGACGGCGGCGAACACGAAGCGCCCAGCATGCGCGACCAGGCGGCCGTGCTGCTGTCGGGCGTCGGCCGCGTGGCGGTCGGCCTGCTGGCCGTGATCCTGCTGCTGGCGCCCTTCGGCGAAGCGCCGATGGACCTGTTGCAGCGCTTCGACCAGCTGCGCAAGGGACTGGCCATCGGTGAAGCCCAGATCCGTCCGGGCGCGGTCCTGCAGGCGCTGCTGGTGCTGGCGCTGTCGCTGCTGGCCGTGAAGATGCTCAAGCGCTGGCTGTCCAACCGCTACCTGCCCACGACCGAGCTGGATCCGGGCATGCAGTTGTCGGCCGCCACGCTGTTCGGCTATGCCGGTTTCGTCACAGCGGTGGCGCTGGCGCTGTCGGCCGCCGGCTTCGGCCTGGAACGCGTGGCGTGGATCGCGAGCGCGCTGTCCGTGGGTATCGGTTTTGGCTTGCAGGCGGTGGTGCAGAACTTCGTGTCCGGCCTGATCCTGCTGGCCGAGCGTCCGGTCAAGGTGGGCGACTGGGTATCGCTGGGCGGGGTCGAGGGCGACATCCTGCGCATCAACGTGCGTGCCACGGAAATCCAGATGGGAGACCGCTCCACGGTGATCGTGCCGAACTCGGAGTTCGTCACCAAGACCGTGCGCAACGTGACCCGCTCGAATCCGCTGGGGCTGGTGCAGATCAAGCTGCCGCTGCCGCTGTCGACCGACGCGGAACAGGTGCGCGAATTGATCCTGCAGGCTTTCTCGGACCACGAGGACGTGCT